The proteins below come from a single Pseudomonadota bacterium genomic window:
- a CDS encoding SPASM domain-containing protein, with protein MTVEKDTEDSTCYEALHGDPTMQRLLNEHSDLFTLQSNTWMPFHAAAKNRGFQVARAIVDKPCDQVLKNVVVTPFGQVSGCCGLTFEYIPEMKLGALGRQSLRDMFLSQLEDFLKIWIHMDGPYEIIRKLFGDAEVTRGLANVSHICQACVILHQNPNVRAALIARWHEFVPEVIHRYNIATALRRKMAEKAA; from the coding sequence ATGACCGTGGAGAAGGACACGGAGGACAGCACGTGCTACGAGGCGCTACATGGTGATCCCACTATGCAGAGACTGCTCAATGAGCACTCGGATCTGTTCACTTTGCAGAGCAACACCTGGATGCCCTTTCACGCAGCAGCCAAGAACCGGGGCTTTCAGGTAGCGCGAGCAATAGTCGACAAACCATGCGATCAGGTATTGAAAAACGTAGTGGTTACACCATTCGGTCAGGTCTCTGGGTGCTGTGGGCTCACCTTCGAGTACATCCCGGAGATGAAGCTCGGTGCGCTCGGACGACAGTCCCTGAGAGACATGTTTCTCTCCCAGCTCGAGGACTTTCTGAAGATCTGGATTCACATGGACGGCCCCTACGAAATCATCCGCAAGCTGTTCGGCGACGCGGAAGTTACGCGCGGGTTAGCCAACGTTTCGCACATTTGTCAGGCGTGCGTGATCTTGCATCAGAACCCCAACGTGCGGGCGGCCTTGATCGCGCGTTGGCACGAATTTGTCCCGGAGGTAATCCACCGATACAACATTGCCACTGCGCTGCGGCGGAAGATGGCGGAAAAGGCAGCTTGA
- a CDS encoding type IV toxin-antitoxin system AbiEi family antitoxin domain-containing protein: MSTAERAILELLDELPKHETFESVDVIMEGLHTLSPHRLQKLLEACSSIKVIRLFFLFAERHAHPWRKQLDETKFRLGSGKRVIATGGRLGRKYQITVPEALHAGD, encoded by the coding sequence GTGTCCACCGCTGAACGAGCGATACTCGAACTGCTCGATGAACTCCCCAAGCACGAGACCTTCGAGAGCGTCGACGTGATCATGGAAGGCCTGCACACGCTCAGCCCGCATCGCTTGCAGAAGTTGCTGGAAGCGTGCTCCAGCATCAAGGTCATTCGCCTATTTTTTTTGTTTGCTGAACGTCACGCCCATCCCTGGCGCAAGCAACTGGATGAAACCAAGTTCCGCCTCGGGAGTGGCAAGCGCGTCATCGCCACGGGCGGGCGACTGGGCCGCAAGTACCAGATCACCGTGCCGGAGGCGCTGCATGCCGGCGACTGA
- a CDS encoding AbiEi antitoxin N-terminal domain-containing protein, whose amino-acid sequence MAAWGLRVSLFANFQLADHTLPELASVHELAKLRTRRMQNAGKLNRLQHLLLVTAQWLEARGYSRALRSKYVASGWLEQPARGVFTRPGGIERWEQLVVSLQSLLRLPVAVGGRTAHGLQGYEHYLPLGEQGNVHLFSETAVPGWLSKLSLGRTFELHNASRLFPGCCIADGAVRLPDPTRRALRDSPTRLPNGLTTAPWG is encoded by the coding sequence ATGGCGGCATGGGGTTTACGTGTTTCTCTATTTGCAAACTTTCAGTTGGCGGATCATACACTCCCCGAACTTGCGTCGGTTCATGAACTCGCTAAACTGCGTACCAGGAGGATGCAAAACGCAGGAAAGCTAAACCGGCTCCAACACCTGCTGCTAGTTACTGCTCAATGGCTAGAAGCCCGTGGATACTCGCGCGCCCTACGCAGCAAGTACGTGGCCAGCGGCTGGTTGGAACAGCCCGCACGAGGGGTCTTTACCCGGCCAGGTGGCATAGAGAGATGGGAGCAGTTGGTCGTCTCGCTTCAATCGTTACTGCGGCTGCCCGTGGCTGTCGGTGGGCGCACAGCGCATGGGCTTCAAGGGTATGAGCATTACCTGCCGCTTGGGGAGCAGGGCAACGTGCACCTCTTCTCGGAGACCGCTGTTCCCGGTTGGCTGAGCAAGCTGTCGCTCGGCAGAACGTTCGAGTTGCACAACGCGTCGCGATTGTTCCCAGGCTGCTGCATCGCCGATGGGGCGGTTCGCCTGCCAGACCCAACTCGTCGTGCTCTTCGCGACAGCCCTACCAGGCTGCCGAATGGACTCACGACAGCGCCATGGGGCTAG